Part of the Fusarium musae strain F31 chromosome 3, whole genome shotgun sequence genome, TGAATCGCTCTCTCAATCGTCGCTCTTTGCTGCTCAATACCTACTACACTATACTTtcgccaccaccaccaacgtcCCGCAACTACTTCTATTTTCCGTTCTGGGCAACAAGCTGTTAACGTTATACCGGGCCTCTTACTGTACGAGTTGATATCTGCGCCATATCAGACGGAACTTTTTGATTGAGCTGCGATCTACGGCATCCAAGACGGGAACCCGCATTTCATCACATCCCACCTCCGGTCAGCCTCGGTCTGGGTTACACATCTTAAACGCACGAATACATGTCGCGCAATTCTTAAACAAGACCTTGTCCCAGGATCATCCCCAAGTTCTGTCCTACAAAGGTGTTCGAGTTACCGCCTGCATTTGAGCAGCACGGTACCCTACCTATCCCGCTCTGTTCTGCATATCACCGGCAGACCCTTTCTACACCGACGCCTACCGTTTAACTTGCTGACTATAACGCATTGCCAAGTCATTAACCTTACTGCGCCTTTAATATTTCGCCAATATGTCCTTTAGAGATTCGTTCATGACCCATAGTGGTACTCTAGAAGCGCTGCAGAGTCATCATGCACCAGCACGAAGAAGTCGTCCTCCGGATATTGACACAATGGCAGCTGAAGAGAATCGCGTGCCCTTGAAAGCTGAAAGGGCTAGCAAAAGAGAATCGAGATTAGGACTCCGAAATTTATTCAGTCGATCAAAGACGCACTTAGCCAGTCCTGAAACGCCATCATCCTTTGGAAGCCGTACATCACTCCCTGAAACGAACCCTTATTTTCCAGCCCAGCCCGATGCAGTGTTTGACGATATGCCCTCGTCCCCTCGCAGCCCGCGCCCTTTAGCTACCATGTTCGAAAGTCAGCAAAGTCCACCAGCTCAACCACGTCCTGTTGGCCTTGTCAGAAACCAGGGGTCTGGCAAACCTGGGCGTGGGCCACTTACAACATGGCATCCTCCGCCCCTGTTTAAAGCATTTCCACAGGCTGTCAAACACATGACATTACCAGCTACGTCCCTGGCACCCGAAGCTATTCTACGCATGCATGAGCGACGAGCTAGCGCACTGCGTGACGAAAGTGCAGAAGCGCCAGATGCTGAAGGGGCTCCTAccgagaaggccaaggtcaagaagaagcatcgTCGTAATACCTCTGGCCATTTCCCAAAGTTTGAATGGACCAACAAGATTTATGTTCTCGTGACATCCGGATGTTTGCTGCAATATGCAGCAGAAGGACCTTTCGACCGGCTGCCTGAAAGAATATTGCACCTGAGCAAAGATTCTGCAGCATTTGCAAGTGATGTGATCCCTGGACGCCATTGGGTAGTCCAGGTCTCTGCAGCTGCCGAGTCTGATGggacaacatcatcagacTCTCGTTCTTTATTCTCGCGATGGAATTTCCGGGCTACTGAACGACGCCATGCCTCCAACTTCCTCATGGTATTTGAAACTGCCGAGGATATGGAAGGCTGGATCTCAACATTGCGCCGTGAAATCGAGGCACTAGGGGGGAAGAAGACACTTACCGAGACAGGCAAACCAAAGGCCGAGGACGAAGTTGCACCACTACGAGAGAAACCTAGCCAGAGGACTTTGGTAGTACGAGACCCTAATCGGTTATCACGCATAGcaagctccagctcccaGAGCCCTCAAAGTCCCGACAGCTTTCAGCCTCCACAAAACCTACAATGGCAAAGTCAGACGCAAACCAACCGCTCAGTCACAAATAttgctgagcctgagcctacAGCCGATCAACCTCCTGATGATATTTCGACGACAAATAGCTTCGTATCGCATGATGGTAGGCAACTGGAGAGTTTGCGAGAAAATTCGAACCGCCTTTCACTCATCTCATCCGGCCAACGGACAGTCGTGACTTCTGCAGGATCATCACCAGCGTCTTCACCAACCGTCGATACCTTCCCTGCAGCTGCTGAGCACAAGCCGTCGCTGGAGGAGGCCAAACTTTCACCAGAGCCGAAACCTAGGCCCAACGCTGCAGCAATTCTGGACCGAAGACAGTCTATGCAAGTTCTCGCCCCCTTTGTCGAACTGCAAGGCGGACCCATCAACCTACGACCGCAATCTAGCTATGGATCTGGAGTCGCTGATTTGAAGGCCCCAACACCTAACTTCAGTGTACCCAATTCATCGAACCGGAGATACTCGTATGCGAAGACTATGGCCCAGGAATTCGGCATGGCGCCTTCGTCAGGTCCATTAGAGGTGCGATCTTTGGGTCGTCGAGCACCACCAACGACGTTACCAATCGCGCGGCCTTTATCCATGGTAGCTGACCAACCGTCGCCAATGGACGACATCCACGAACGACCAGTGACGCGACATGGAGACGAAACTCAGCCAACCATTCCAGTAGAAGATGATCTACCGTCTCTGCCAAATATTCCTACTTCGTATGAAATGACATCGCGACGTTCGAGCCTGGTACCAATAGAAGAACCAATCGTCGAGATCAGCCAGCCAGGCAGCTCGCGCAGACAATCAGACATGAGGCAATGGCGCAAATCCGAGAACCCCAGTGCCATGGGACGTAGTATTCCTAACTCAACTCGGCCCAGCCTGGAACAAAGAACTCGTTCGCGATCCTTCCTTGGGGGAGCGGAGGAGGCAGCCCGTCGCCGTGCTTCCATTGATACTTATAGCGATGCACGAAGTGATAGTATGTCAGGCAAGGTTCGGTCACAAAGACGGGCGAGTATCCAGTCAGTGATGTCCGACCGGGCATCACAGTACAGTGCCTCAGGGGACCTCCCACCCCCGATGTCGCCAGAGTCGCTACCTCTTCCTGCGCCTCCACCCACAGTGCCCCTACCCCCTATTCCCGCATCATCGAGCAACCCTCTTTTGAGGCCTGAGATGAACGGGAAGAGCCTTTTTATTCGAAGGAGCATGCCTCACCTTGGCGAAGTGCCTCCACCAATGCCACCACCAACCTGTGCGctacctcctcttccacccAAACTACAAGTCAAGGTTTAAATACCTTGATTCATGCTATATACCCTTTCCTTGTTTTTACTGTTACGAACTTTGACGGAGCGATTGATGTGGATTCCGTGATTATCCGAAACTATACTGGGCGTTTTGGAACACTGTTGCTTTTTATTCTCTTTTGTATCGAGACAAAAATTCTCTTCTGGTCAACACTTGTAAAATATAGAACGGTCGGGCTGGAAGGAGCATTTCCGGTTATGCGGCCACGTCTTGGGATGATATCCATGTATAGGCGTACCAAAGGAAAAGACTATTCAAGGCTACATATGGCCAACAGCAGTGATAGAGTCATAAGAATAAGTCTAATGTTGTTTTGAAAGATGTTGCCTCGGCACCcgagtgacgatgatgtaGTGGATGACAGCGACTTCAGATGGAGCAGCACAGTTGTTGCTATATATCAACCAAGGATAACTAGAAAGTGAAGAGATGTTGATAAGATAGAAAGCTACTGGTTAGGTAGACACAAGTTGGCCGATATCGAGAGCAGTCTTTGTTCCTGGGCTTATATGAGGCCTTGAGTGGTCTCCACTTTTCAATGAGACTTGATGTGCCATCCACATGCCGATAGCAAGATAGGCAGCGGAGGTACTGAAATGATGaactataaatactaaaaatatttatattctgTTCGGAAACATAGAGAGAAGTACTCTGCTTTGTCGATCCTCGCGTCTAAAATTTCAATTAAACGCGTGTAGGCCCATGACGCTCAattagaaaaaaaaaggacgTGGCTGGGGGGAACGTGCAGCATCTTTAATGGATGGAAATGCCGAGCTGCGTCGTGTTGTCCcaaccacaacaacaacctcattAATTCTTCACAACTCTCACACTCTCAGAAACCAAGAGCTATACCCTTTTGCTATTGAAATATACTGCCATGCTATTCCTAACAATATAATAAACCTGATATCAACACCACATCAATCGTCAGCCAAAATGCCAGCCCTTCCTCCATCGTCAACAATACCCTCAGGGTACAATTTCCTCTCTGTCCGCCAGAACGACGACTCGAGCAGCTCCTTCACCGCTGTGCCAATATCCTACAAGAGCACCGATAACTCCCTCGCTCCCGGTGTCGTCGCCGGTATCGTCCTCGGCTCCGTCgctggctttcttctcctgctgtACATTATCTACATGCTCCTGCACCGCGGTCCAGTCGTGAGAACAGTCGACGGCGCATCAACTGTTGTTTCAGGCGGACCTATGAGTACAGTCACGGGCGATACGTCGACATATCTGAGTTTCCGCAGCAGAAGAGATCGAAGAACGAGGAACAGATCGCGGAGCAGGGCAACGTCTAGATCCAAGAGGACGAGATCGCGCACGACGGTGAATTCGAGGGATAGGAGTCGAAGACGAACATCACCGCTTGTGGGCGATAGTCGAGGGGAGCGAATCATTGTTGACCCTCCTGCGCCGCGCTTCGTTCAAGAATCGACTATCTCTTCGGATAACGagattgttgttgaagaggagcACAGTGTTTCTCCTCCGCGACGATCACGACGACAGAGTCAAGACCGATATCGACGAGAGCCGTTGATGGGAGAGGGATATCGAAGGGACTATTCCCCGAGAGATTACTCGCCTCGGAGGGAGAGCAGACGCTATAGCCGAGACCGATAGAGGAAGATGTTAGCGACGACAGTATGCGTATTTTATCTATTCAGTTTGTTTTAATTACGACTTTACGACATATTTTGGACGTTGGATGCATAGATCGATCGGCGGATTGGATGGACGAGAAAGGATTCACTACGACGTACATTGGAAAGAATGAGTAATATGCACAAAAGGAGCAGaagagagggaagagaggagaggagaggagaagaggtcAGATTGAGCGTCAAAATCTTTCGAATCGAGGCTTTCATTTCGATAGATACCCGGATAGTCTCTGCAAAAACTACCTGTATATAGACAAAAGATTGGTACCATCAACTCATGACCTCCTATTTCACCTTTTCTATGAGCGGTATATCTGCTTCATGACATCTCATATCTACCCAGTTGCTCCATATCTTCATAACTCACCATGGTAGTAAACAGTAACCATCGACTTATTCATGAATTTTCTCCACATCTTCCAGCATCGACATCTACTTTTGTAACCTCAAAACAGAAAGGCACCCTCGCCTTCTGATGTACTGGAACATACCCAAATGTCATAAACAGCCACCCATTTCACTGAGCAGACCCGCATCTGCAGGTAAGCAAGAAATCAAGTCAACGCGCCGGCAATAAAGACAGAAACAGATCCGACAAACATCTTCCTACATGTTCATGCCGCCGTCTTGGCCTCCACCCCCTTGGGGACCGCCAAAGAAGAACGTGTCAAAAGGGTTCATTTGTGGTGCCTCACTAAAGTCATGGTTGAGACCCTCCCAGTTCATGCTTAGACCCATATCAAGCTGCGACTGGTCCATGGCAGTGAAGTCTCCGTTTGATGATGCGCCCAGATTCTGGAGGAACTCCATTGTTTGAGCATCTGGGTAGTCCTGTCCATTAAATTGCTGCTGTCCACCATAGGATCCTCCGCCGTTCGGTTGGGACGTCAGTCTTCGAGGGATAGGTGAAGGGGCCATTCCCGATTCGATAGGCGATCCCTCTTGCTTATGACCAGAGTCCGTAGGGCTTGGTCCACCTCGACTTCGCGATTTGAGTAAATAACCCTCTGTTGATCGTGCCACTGGGGGCGATTGTTGTGCATTCCCGTCGCCTGCAACAGACAGTGTAGGAGATGAGAGCGAGTCAGATAGCGACAAATCAATCTGATAAGACGCCTGATCTGAGCCCTGCGGACGGTGACGTCCTTGCCCTGTTCCCTTTGATGAGTCCGGCGGTGTGTTCCACGCAGAACGTTGTATTCGGGCCGTTGGGGCACCGAAACCGCCTGTTGAGGAGGCCATCTTAATGGTGGCCTTGGCTGTTCGATCGAACGCATCTCGGCACGTCTCGGCGGGAGGGCACTTGTCGATCATATCTGTGAGAACCGATTTGGCAGCGAGGATAGTAAAGTCCACTTCATCCATGCTCTAGATCCACTATTAGCTCATTTCTCCGAGGACTATGGGTTTTGTCAAAGCTTACCAGGCGACTTCGTACGATGGGCGAGTGCCAAATAGCATAAAGGTACGAGATTCCTGCCATGAACAGGTGATGGGTGGAAAGATAGGTGTAGCTCACCAACCCACTGAGATGTAGCTGTCTATATATGCGGAGGATCTTTTGGCCTGCCTCTGCAACTTTCAGGTAGATTCgatcctcgtcttcacgAAGCTCTGCTTGGAACGCCGTTGGGCTATTGACCTCATTTGATGAATTGTACTCGCCCTCAAACATAGCGGGAACACTAAGGCTCTGGCGATAGAGCATTATGATCGCCTGCCAGTAATTGAGCTCCAGAAACTCGGTCGAAAACATGACACCCGTCTCTTGTCTCGACGGTGCTGACGTCTTCCACTGATACAGTCTTCGGTCGATATCTATGCGCCATGAACGGAACGAATCAAACTGCACCAGGAAGGGCGACGGGAGATGAATGTGCATATCAGGGAACTTGCCCTGCACACCCGCCTTGGCGATCTGAGCCTGATTGTACTGCAACACTTGAAGAATTTCCGATTGCAGCAACCTCAGTCGGAAGTAATGATGGGCAACATGCTTGTAGCTGGGTTGGAGCTGATCTGATGGTGGATCTATAAGTCCGGTGGGTGTAATATAGTCATCATCCAGCAAGGACGGAAACTCAGTTGTGATGACCTGATCGCTGACGCCGAATGGTCTTCCAACGCATGTGCTAACCAGACGATCGAGAGAGTACGTGCACCACCACAAACGGCGCCTCATATCTCGCACCCACAACTTCTTTCCCCGGGTTTGTGCTCCATTCTCTCGGGATCCAGCACTATCAGTCTGTTCACTTTCGTTAGGTAAGGAATCAATTTCCCTGTCATCCTCGTAGTGCAGGCCGAGATCAACTGCAAGTCGAACGGCAACACCAATAATGTACCTGGTCCGTGTCAGTCAGGTGAGTTCACACACCACATACGATCAATCGACACATACCAAAGGCCAGGGGGAACAGGTCGAAGGAGAGCAAAATTAGCCAGAAGAAGTACGGCTTGCAGAACTTCTAAGCCTCCTCCGCTGTTACTTAAACACGATTCTAGGTGCACGATTGCGCTCGCGTGATACTCCTCTGGCTCGCATCGACTTTTGTTGTCGGCACCAGTATCGCCAGATGAGTCAGATTTCACTGGCTCGCCAACAATGACACCACAGCCGATGGCGAAAACCATATTCAACAAATAAAGCTCCCGCGAGCCTCGGGCCGGATCTTGAGTGGCATATATGCGTTCAAACGTCTGCATAAACTCTCCTCTGTGCAAAATTGGAATCTGAGGGTTCGAGTGTTCAAAATATAACCTCACGAGCCGCAAGCCGACTTCTTTACTAGGGAAACTGGCAGGTTTGATAGAAGGCCTGGTATGAAGGCCGAAAAACGAATCGCGCAGCGAAGCTCCGTTGCCGCTTGTTTGCCGAGGATTCCTTGGATCATTCGGATTCGGTTGACCAGAGGATGAATATTGAACTGCAGCATATACGACCCGGGCGAACGAGACACCAGATGCGGATGCCAAAGACCGAGGTTTCGATGGGCTCACGATGTTGAGGAATCCTGACTGGCCCGACTTCTTCTTAAGCGATTCCACCGCCTGGCTCTGAGGCCTACGGTCGCCGGCTTCTGATGGACCGGAATAACCTGTTTCGGTGGCGGAGTTGATACTGGCGGTGTCGGTGCCTATTCGAGAACACAATTCGAGGTTTTCAGCTGGTGGGAAGGTGATGTTATTGGCGCTAAGCAGGTTCTCGAGCTGCTCGACTCGGGTTTCGAGATAGTAAACATAACTGCGCGCAATGTCAACATTTGCTCATTAATCGACATTGACGGATTTGTAGCGCGTCGTCGAGGTCTGTGATGACCAAAAGATCACATCTTTAGACAATCGCGCGCTTGCATTGTCTTATCGTACCTGCGTGGGATTTCCTTCTTTGTGATGGGATCATAGCCAACACAAGCGACCCCTGCCTTGGCGCAACTTGCGCAGCTCGGTAACTTCTGATCACAGCGGTTTTTACGTAGGCGACAACGGTTACAGGCGCTGACGTTGCGAAAGTTACTGCTCTGGCCTGCCTTGGCGGCTACTGAGGGAGAGGCGGTAGTGGAAGACGCTGAAGCACCGTCGGCTTGGAGACGGTCGCGCTCACGATCCTGGGGGCTCGGCTGGCCGTTGCGCGGCGATCCATCGTCGTTCGAGTCTTGTCGCTGTCGCTTTGCGGGTTGCGAGCTCGGGGACGGAGGGCCACGCGCAGGCATTGTAACGGCCCGGCGGGCAACCGAAGACGGCGCCGATAAGTTTGCGACGGGGTCGGATATGAAGAGAAGTGGCTCGGGCGGAGTGACGCAGATCAGCCGGAGAAATCGATATCCAAAGAGGTCGGTCTTAGGTGTAGTAGGATGTCGTCTGTGAATTGATGATGGGGACGGAGAGAGTGGGTTTGAACTTGCTTGAGCTTAGTCGGGGGACGGAGACGGGGGCGGAAGGTGGCAGGTGAAAGGCGGAACGGTAGATTGAGACTTCCGGTCGGGACTGCCTTAACAATTAATGAAACGAACGAACGGGCGGAGAAGTTAAGTAAGGTAAGCGCAGTTCTGAGGGCAGTAACAGGAAGGCAGCTAGGTAGCTACTACTCCGAATGGGTGGGATAGATATGAGACAAAAAGGCAGGAGCTGGACAATTGAAGGATATGGATAAGGCGGGAAGGGATCGACGAGCCGCTGTAGCCGCTAACGTTTGTCAAAGCGCAATGAGTTTGTCAACTGTATTAGAGCTGATATCTGATGAATTGGGGGTTCAAAGatatgagaagaagcccagcCGAGCCCAGAGATCAAGTGGTTGCCGAACTGAATTGCCCAAATCTTCCAGAATTGGCCACCCAGATtatcagtcagtcagtcagtcaaacATGGAAGCAACAACTTTCTTTGCTGACCATTTGTTGTCTGCGGGGACCAACCAAGCTTGGCCCATGACTAGACCCCCAAAAAAAGAACAACAATTCTGGCTGTCAATGTCGTAGAAAGTCGAGACTAATTTGGGGCCTGGACTAAGCGAAAATCATGGCAAGTGGTCCCTGAAAGAGGGAGCCTATCAACTGCGCATACAATTCCTCAGTATAAGGAGGCAATATCTCGTGTTGGAGGTGACGGTGGTTGATGGCCGCTTCTGGATGAgtctgtgatgatgataattgTCACGATTGTTTCACGGAGAATGGAGACATGCAAGGGTCTTGAAGTTTCCAGTTGTAAGCAATTAAAAGTTTTCAGCCAAATTAGACGGCATAAAAATCCATGTAGTAGTCGACGTTAAGGTGGTTCAGACAATGGCTTTATTAAAGAGTATAAGATCCATACAATACTATAAGATACAAAAGACTCGATGACATGGAATGCATTATCTCGATTCTCAAAACACAGTGGAACCTAAGCCccaagaaaaaaaagcaaagaagaaaagacctTCTTCGTAGCCAAAGTGCAAGTGCTGCCAATAACTAGACAAGGGTCCTTCCAGAGTCATCCCAGTTTGAATCCTGTAAGGTAGCGAGCAGGTGGGGGAAGGATGACTTCTCTACGAATTGAGTTCTTGTATTGGCCAATTTATTCATCTCTCAACTCATCATTTCCTACAAAACACAAGGAAGAATGAAAGCCTTCAAAGTCAACTGCAAATCTGGGAATTAATGTTCTTGGCATGCAGCATCTTTAAAAACGCCTTGTTTATCATCCTGTCGATCCTCTCCTGCTAACCAGACTTACAAGTTTGAGGCGCATCATAACAGCGAATCATCTTATCAGTGCCtgctcttgtcttgtcttcttttcctttttttttactcgCAGAGAAAAGCCCAGTGATCGTGATTTGAGTCTTGTACCCGAACTTGTCCGGCTTCATAACCGGTCCCCTTCATCCTGCTCTCAGCTTTCGCCGCCAGATACCGCATCGGGGTATTGACAGCGGCACAGTGCAGTTGTATACATGCGACATCCCGTTTTTCAGTCTTTGATTTGAATATGTATTGCTTGTAAGTGAGAAGAGACGACAAAGAGGTTACTTTGAGTTATACTCGAGTTCCTCATATGTACCACGGTCTTCCTACGCCGAAATACACTACTCACCGTATCATACTCAGTGAATATATCGCTGGTCCGGCTTCGTTGACCTGAACCTTGTCAACGGGCTTGTCTCTTGGACCAGATCGGATGCAGCCTGGCGGTTGgctgcatcatcaccaacaccagccaaCATCTCCTCCGATTCCCGATTTGAGATGCCGGTCACCGTATTCGTACATAAGCTGCACGAGCATGAATAAGCTCACGAAAGAAATTCCGAATTCCTTGTTACCAGGTCCATATCTCTTTATTACCGCTTCAACTATCTATCGATATATGCTCACGCAAACATTAAAGAGTCACAGATGGAGGATCTATACTAACGACCAACAATAATCTCACCTACTACAATTTGCCACTGCCAAATCAATCAGATCTCCCTCCTACGATTTCTCTCTTTCGAAAGGTGTTCAAACCTCCTCACTACGCAGCAAGGGTCCATCCTCTCCATCATTCTTAGCCTCTCTCCACACCCCCCAACCTCACTTCAAGCTCCAAACATCCATTAGAGCGCACGAATAAACTGAAGCAAAAGATATTGAAATTGATTAAACTCATACGATTTCCACGATAACTCTCGAGCAACTGCGATTCCCGACTGTAACCATCCAATTCAGCTTTGCGCGTATAGATTCGCCGCTACGAGCAGTTCCCCGTGTATCATCAGATCATGGGGTTTCCTTGGACAAGGGTATTGTTACCTCATTTTCCTGTCCTCTTTTCTCGATGCCTTTCAGGTTACCGACATACAGCTACAGGTGAGTCTGTCTATGTATATCCTCTATAGGAAATTTCACATCCTGGCTGCCTGATGCTACACTGCGGTTGCACGGGATATATCACGAGGTCAATCACAAGGCCTAAAGCAACTACATGCGACTATATGCATACTCAGGTACCTCGATTACTATGTGAAACTCTGTTATATGTATCAAAACAAGATGCATTGTTGTCTTCGGCCATGCCGTGTCACGCACGTTCCGTTCTGCACTTTGACCGCTGCCATTCCAGCCTACAGCATGCGTATGCGTAAGCATATCGAGCATCAccgtctctgtctctgcgTCTCTGTCTATGTATCTCCATGTCACTCAGGCACCGCGCAGAATGTAGTTGCATGCATGTATCTTTGTTCAATGAGACCGGCAGTCTTGAAATTACTGCCACTGACACTATCCATCCTTTCTTACACCGCCAGTTCCGCCCCGTGAGGTAGCCTGAACTGAAGAGAACAAACTCTTAAAAGTCTGAAAGCAAACGCTACCGACATCTGCGAGGCCACCAAAATCCCCCATACCGAACAAACGCCTTCTAAACCTCCGGGGTCCTGTCGTTGACGATACAGCATGGGCTAGTGCCATCAGCCGTGTAGCAAAATCCATTACAAAAATGTTTCCCTTCCCAAAATATCAATCATCCTTCTACTTTGTCGTTGAATCCTTCGTCCCTCGAATGAATCCATAGTCTATGTTTCGTGAAATGAGTTCCTAAGttcatccatcttcttttttccctcttGTTGTAAAACGCCTGTCCCATGCCTGATCGCTGTGTTGGAAGAAAAAAGGGGGTATTTTTCCACATGGGCCTCGCATGCCCTTTATACAATTCGTCCCTAAAAGAAATGACGCCAGATTGTTTCGATTCTTCGATTGCTCGAAACATTCAAACTCCGGTGAAAACCCAAGCCGtatgttgctgttgttgcttcATGCTGATTATTTCCTTAAAcgctctcctcctcgtcgtaGTCGGTGAAAAGGCCCTCATCCAAGAGAGGATCCTCCTCAGGCAGCACATCTTCCTGAGGTCCGCCCTCGGTAATTTGGGAGCTGAGATATGCTCCAACAATGGTGATAAGTCCGCTGAACCACCAAGCCAGTCCAGAGTATCCAGTCTGAAGACCCCAAGAGTAAAGGAGACCAGACAGGGTTGGGCCCAGAGCACGGCACAAGCTGGCAGTTGAGGCTGCAATTCCGTTGATCGTTCCAAGGACCTGCTTAGATGGTGCCGAGTTGGCCAGCAGAATGGCGTTGCTGGGGTATGCCATGGTGGAGAAGGTGCACTTCCAGATGACAAGGAGGTAGATAGCCGGCATTCTCATAGATTCGGGGAGCAGCACAAGATAGGGTGTGACCAGGTAGAGCGCAAAGTACGAGAATGCGAGGATTCGGAAGAGGCGGAGAGATCCAAGTCGTCGAGTAACTGGAGGAACGATGAGAtagttggagaagagtgaGTAAAGTCCCTGAACCGACATGATGACACCGATCATCTTAGTCTCGAGGCCGAATCCATCGGTAAACTTGAAAGGGAGGTCGTGAACAGGGTGTTCAGGCCGCTTGGTGCTCAGGAAAACAGGGAAAAGCTGGTCAAAAGTCATAGTGTGGCTGTGATATGTGTTAGAGAGTGCATGACTTTCGGTGAGGCGAAACTTACAAGGCGAGAATGCCATAAGAGATGATATTCATAATGACAGGCTTGGTGAAAGTCTTGGACTTTCGCACCACAATTGGTTCCAAGGGGGCTTCGTTCAGGGATTGTGTGTCAGGCTGAGGAGCAAGTCGGGGCGAATTCTCTTGGCTTCGGTAAGCGGGCAGGGCCTCGTCAGAGTGGGCAGAGCCAGGGCGAACGCTGGTCGACAGATACTGGACGTTTTGCTTTCCGTCAAGAAGAGCCTGCTTCTCGGGAGAGCGGCCTCGTCCGTTGCAGCTAGCAACTCCACCGAACCAGCTGGCGAGGTAATCTCCAATCTCACGTCCACGGTCTCGC contains:
- a CDS encoding hypothetical protein (EggNog:ENOG41) is translated as MPALPPSSTIPSGYNFLSVRQNDDSSSSFTAVPISYKSTDNSLAPGVVAGIVLGSVAGFLLLLRTYEYSHGRYVDISEFPQQKRSKNEEQIAEQGNV
- a CDS encoding hypothetical protein (EggNog:ENOG41) — its product is MPARGPPSPSSQPAKRQRQDSNDDGSPRNGQPSPQDRERDRLQADGASASSTTASPSVAAKAGQSSNFRNVSACNRCRLRKNRCDQKLPSCASCAKAGVACVGYDPITKKEIPRSYVYYLETRVEQLENLLSANNITFPPAENLELCSRIGTDTASINSATETGYSGPSEAGDRRPQSQAVESLKKKSGQSGFLNIVSPSKPRSLASASGVSFARVVYAAVQYSSSGQPNPNDPRNPRQTSGNGASLRDSFFGLHTRPSIKPASFPSKEVGLRLVRLYFEHSNPQIPILHRGEFMQTFERIYATQDPARGSRELYLLNMVFAIGCGVIVGEPVKSDSSGDTGADNKSRCEPEEYHASAIVHLESCLSNSGGGLEVLQAVLLLANFALLRPVPPGLWYIIGVAVRLAVDLGLHYEDDREIDSLPNESEQTDSAGSRENGAQTRGKKLWVRDMRRRLWWCTYSLDRLVSTCVGRPFGVSDQVITTEFPSLLDDDYITPTGLIDPPSDQLQPSYKHVAHHYFRLRLLQSEILQVLQYNQAQIAKAGVQGKFPDMHIHLPSPFLVQFDSFRSWRIDIDRRLYQWKTSAPSRQETGVMFSTEFLELNYWQAIIMLYRQSLSVPAMFEGEYNSSNEVNSPTAFQAELREDEDRIYLKVAEAGQKILRIYRQLHLSGLVSYTYLSTHHLFMAGISYLYAIWHSPIVRSRLSMDEVDFTILAAKSVLTDMIDKCPPAETCRDAFDRTAKATIKMASSTGGFGAPTARIQRSAWNTPPDSSKGTGQGRHRPQGSDQASYQIDLSLSDSLSSPTLSVAGDGNAQQSPPVARSTEGYLLKSRSRGGPSPTDSGHKQEGSPIESGMAPSPIPRRLTSQPNGGGSYGGQQQFNGQDYPDAQTMEFLQNLGASSNGDFTAMDQSQLDMGLSMNWEGLNHDFSEAPQMNPFDTFFFGGPQGGGGQDGGMNM